A region of Allocoleopsis franciscana PCC 7113 DNA encodes the following proteins:
- a CDS encoding FecCD family ABC transporter permease: protein MSYRVWQACLLLGGGLLLAVGISLSQGAVYLNFSQLWQALLYQGDPINQTILWDLRLPRTIAALIVGSALGMSGALLQGMLRNGLADPFLLGISAGAGLVAVGLVTLGLFQAWLPLAAWVGAIVTTILVYILARTSIGVSVERLILGGVAVSSLFGAIQSTMLLLADDGRVQAALNWLIGSLNGRGWSEVMVAGPYVLVALLGGCLLARSVNILNLGDELAVGLGFSLMRSRFLIGGVATLLAAGAVSVGGLIGFVGLIVPHGVRLLVGTDYRWVLPLSAIGGALVLLFADIVSRLGAVELPVGAVTALLGSPLFVWLLSRRSAASG from the coding sequence ATGAGCTACCGAGTGTGGCAAGCTTGTTTGCTCTTAGGCGGCGGCTTGCTTTTGGCAGTTGGAATTTCCCTGTCTCAGGGTGCCGTTTATCTCAATTTCTCCCAGTTGTGGCAAGCATTACTTTATCAAGGCGATCCAATCAACCAAACGATTCTGTGGGACTTGCGTTTGCCTCGAACTATCGCAGCATTAATTGTGGGGTCAGCTTTAGGGATGTCCGGTGCCTTGTTACAGGGAATGTTGCGGAATGGATTGGCTGATCCGTTTTTATTGGGAATTTCTGCGGGTGCCGGTTTGGTGGCGGTGGGGTTGGTGACTCTGGGGCTATTTCAAGCGTGGTTACCCCTAGCCGCTTGGGTTGGTGCTATTGTGACAACGATATTGGTTTATATTCTGGCTCGCACCAGTATCGGTGTGTCTGTGGAACGGTTGATTTTAGGGGGAGTGGCGGTGAGTTCCCTGTTTGGCGCGATTCAGTCAACCATGCTCCTGTTAGCTGATGATGGTCGAGTTCAAGCGGCTCTTAATTGGCTCATTGGTAGTCTGAATGGGCGAGGATGGTCAGAAGTAATGGTGGCTGGCCCTTATGTCCTGGTGGCACTGCTGGGTGGTTGTTTACTCGCTCGCTCCGTTAATATTTTGAATTTAGGCGATGAGTTGGCGGTGGGGTTGGGATTTTCCTTGATGCGATCGCGCTTTTTAATTGGAGGAGTCGCTACCCTACTCGCCGCCGGGGCTGTTAGTGTCGGCGGATTAATTGGATTTGTGGGTTTAATTGTCCCTCATGGCGTGCGGCTACTGGTAGGCACAGATTACCGTTGGGTGCTGCCGCTTTCTGCCATTGGGGGTGCCTTAGTCCTGTTGTTCGCGGATATTGTATCCCGCTTGGGGGCGGTAGAGTTACCCGTGGGGGCGGTTACGGCACTTCTGGGATCGCCTTTGTTTGTCTGGTTGCTTTCTCGGCGATCGGCGGCTTCTGGTTAG
- a CDS encoding CHAT domain-containing protein — protein MKPVAGVVASLLTSLLLVRLSEPELAWAQPIQAADDGTGTQVTLDGNRFDIQGGTLSQNGANLFHSFTQFGLNSQQIANFLANDSIQNILARVIGGDPSVINSLIQVTGGQSNLFLMNPAGIVFGTGASLNVPASFTATTATGIGFAGNQWFNAVGNNDYQTLIGTPSLFAFDNQQLGVIVNAGNLVVGEGQNLTLLGGNVVNTGSLKAASGSIMIAAVQDEGLVRISQSGHLLSLEIKPPRTVDGQQLAISPQDLPTLLTGTHGSVETGLKVSPTGTVQLISSGLTIPHEAGMTIVSGTLDVSSVGATHVSPLPATGGNVFVLGDKVGLFGANINASGTNGGGTVLIGGDFQGQGNVPNSLETFVSNDSVVSADALLNGNGGKVIAFSDKTASIHGILTARGGSVSGNGGLIETSGKQSLSLTSIPNASAFNGMGGTWLIDPTNITIVNGGGGAIGTNQVDVGNINTALNTGTNVTITTDIGGAEEGNITQNANALINKTAGGDATLTLLAANDITLNGGISSSSGRLNVNLNADADNSGAGAIGIFNAVINTNGGNVTGTGKGSTTVVDGISLNNSNINAGGGNIALIGTGGDDNSGNHRGIFLGNSVVETSGTGTITLTGTGGNGTNFNRGIFLNQSSIVRAVEGNIAMFGTGGNGTGGDNNGIHIIGVVETTGTGSITLTGAGGNGTARNRGIFVDRAAIRTTSGNITLTGTGGNGTGADNQGIRISDLGEVRTTDGAINLNGTGGTGTIFNIGVSVALDSRVSSVNGNINLLGVGNGTEGGNYGIAFGLSSVVETTGTGNITIEGISSAGTDTNFGIRIAQPGMRVSTVDGNITLTGTSRGTGSNNEGINMDARSVVESTGTGNITLVGTAGNGTDENIGIRLREFAGNASFIRSVDGNITLTGIGNGTGVGNTGIQLDAGSAVTSTGTGNITLTGTGVASAGDTSLDILLKDGSLLQSTGGGNISLLANQNIITDNIVSSGGAIAITSNNGNIDTTTGILSSASQTGDGGAINLSANNGSITTDVLGSLGNNTGGAIALNAAGNITTNALVSSGGNGDGGTIKINSGGAITINNDNSIAGVSGVSSGSLNGNGGDIVFNAASHITVGSRPIFSSSAISNAGDITLNSASGNIQVAGIQAEGGTGGTGGDVDITTTQFFRATDSFLNQDGTTASIATGGVTGGGSIIIRHGGQGITPFIVGDATTNGTAGAITTGNAFPIQTISPNQEFLNTHTQERIQIISVPGQTLPPPPLLPIGSNRADVVPQDAIANLLGILIGVPTTVNQDPTSSNSSYSWTIPGYGTLETGYINLQNLLAQGNLNQAITQIDEVFEEEFENYLGEKLPHETVTVEGIRTVLKTIKSETKTQPAIVYALSTPQQLELVLIMPDGSPIRKVVPEANAAALKKTLTEFRSAVTDVTSTRGYLASAQQLYQWMIAPLESELESLGIDTLIFCMDAGLRLVPMAALHDGQQFLVEKYSLGSIPSVSLTNSRYKAVKDAQVLGMGASEFQELAPLPAVPTELNVITQQLWTGKSFLNEEFTEKNFKSQRQPFGIIHLATHADFKPGNADNSYIQLWDSQLKVNQLRQMGWHQPPQVELLVLSACRTALGDIDAELGFAGLAVQAGVKSALASLWYVSDEGTLAIMGGFYQHLRQPDVTIKAEALRRAQLAMLQKQVRVENGELQGFDKLGSIPLPPELAAQSSHDFSHPYYWAAFTMIGSPW, from the coding sequence ATGAAGCCAGTTGCTGGAGTCGTTGCTTCCTTGCTAACCAGTCTCCTGTTGGTTAGATTGTCTGAACCCGAACTAGCCTGGGCACAGCCTATTCAAGCGGCGGATGACGGCACTGGTACTCAAGTTACCCTGGATGGAAATCGCTTTGATATCCAAGGTGGTACGCTTTCTCAAAATGGCGCTAATTTATTTCATAGTTTTACGCAATTTGGACTCAATTCTCAGCAAATTGCTAATTTTTTAGCCAATGATTCAATTCAGAATATTTTAGCGCGAGTGATTGGCGGTGACCCTTCTGTAATTAACAGTTTAATTCAGGTAACTGGAGGGCAATCGAACTTATTTTTGATGAATCCGGCGGGAATTGTGTTTGGTACGGGTGCCAGTCTCAATGTCCCAGCTTCGTTTACCGCGACGACAGCGACAGGAATTGGTTTTGCTGGGAATCAATGGTTTAATGCCGTTGGCAACAATGACTATCAGACGTTAATCGGTACTCCCAGTCTGTTTGCTTTTGATAATCAACAACTAGGTGTAATTGTTAATGCGGGCAATTTGGTAGTGGGAGAAGGGCAGAATTTAACTTTACTGGGTGGCAATGTTGTCAATACTGGCTCACTGAAAGCCGCATCGGGAAGTATTATGATTGCTGCGGTGCAGGATGAAGGTCTAGTTAGGATTAGTCAATCTGGACATTTGTTGAGTTTGGAGATTAAACCTCCTCGTACAGTTGATGGACAACAATTAGCAATTTCTCCCCAAGATTTACCCACTTTGCTGACGGGAACGCATGGAAGTGTAGAGACGGGGTTGAAGGTTTCTCCAACGGGTACGGTGCAACTAATTAGTTCTGGGTTAACGATTCCCCATGAGGCGGGAATGACTATTGTGTCGGGTACTCTGGATGTTTCCTCTGTAGGGGCAACACATGTGTCGCCCCTACCAGCGACGGGTGGGAATGTGTTCGTATTGGGCGACAAGGTGGGTTTGTTCGGTGCCAATATCAACGCTTCGGGTACCAATGGCGGTGGCACGGTGTTGATTGGTGGGGATTTTCAGGGACAGGGAAACGTCCCGAATTCGTTAGAAACGTTTGTGAGTAACGACTCGGTAGTGTCCGCCGATGCGCTGCTCAATGGTAATGGCGGAAAAGTTATTGCTTTTTCCGATAAGACTGCTAGCATTCACGGGATACTGACGGCACGGGGAGGAAGTGTATCTGGGAATGGTGGATTAATTGAAACCTCTGGTAAGCAGTCTCTCAGCCTTACCAGTATCCCCAATGCTAGTGCTTTTAATGGTATGGGTGGTACCTGGCTAATTGACCCGACAAATATCACAATTGTAAATGGTGGGGGCGGTGCGATCGGTACGAATCAGGTTGATGTTGGCAACATTAATACTGCACTAAATACTGGCACAAACGTTACCATCACTACAGATATTGGCGGGGCTGAGGAAGGCAATATCACTCAGAATGCTAATGCACTCATCAACAAGACAGCAGGTGGAGACGCTACCCTCACATTGCTAGCTGCTAATGACATTACTCTGAATGGGGGAATCTCTTCGAGTAGCGGCAGATTGAATGTTAACCTCAATGCTGATGCTGATAACAGTGGGGCAGGTGCTATTGGTATTTTTAATGCGGTGATTAATACCAACGGCGGCAATGTTACTGGGACTGGTAAAGGAAGTACCACTGTAGTGGATGGCATATCACTCAACAACAGCAACATCAATGCTGGAGGAGGCAATATTGCACTCATCGGTACAGGAGGAGATGACAACTCTGGCAATCACAGAGGTATCTTTCTTGGCAATAGTGTAGTAGAAACCAGTGGGACGGGAACGATTACCCTAACTGGTACGGGTGGAAATGGGACAAATTTTAATCGAGGAATTTTTCTCAATCAGTCAAGCATTGTCAGAGCAGTTGAGGGAAATATCGCCATGTTCGGCACAGGCGGGAACGGAACTGGCGGCGATAACAATGGTATTCATATTATTGGCGTAGTGGAAACAACCGGGACTGGAAGCATTACTCTCACTGGCGCTGGTGGAAATGGGACGGCTCGGAATAGGGGAATTTTTGTTGATCGCGCAGCTATTAGAACCACTAGTGGGAATATTACCTTGACAGGCACGGGCGGAAACGGGACGGGTGCGGATAATCAAGGAATCAGAATTAGTGATTTGGGCGAAGTCAGAACTACTGATGGAGCGATTAACCTCAATGGCACAGGTGGCACTGGAACTATTTTTAATATTGGAGTATCAGTTGCGCTTGACTCTAGGGTGAGTTCAGTCAATGGAAATATCAACCTGCTTGGTGTAGGAAACGGAACTGAAGGTGGTAACTATGGCATTGCTTTTGGCTTAAGCAGCGTTGTAGAAACAACCGGGACAGGTAACATCACCATTGAAGGTATAAGTAGTGCTGGGACTGATACAAACTTCGGGATTCGGATTGCTCAACCTGGTATGAGAGTCAGTACAGTCGATGGCAATATTACCCTCACTGGAACGAGTAGGGGGACTGGGAGCAACAATGAAGGCATTAATATGGATGCTCGCAGTGTTGTCGAATCTACAGGAACGGGAAATATAACGCTGGTTGGTACTGCTGGAAACGGAACAGATGAAAATATCGGTATACGTTTGAGAGAGTTTGCGGGAAACGCTAGTTTTATCAGATCAGTTGATGGAAATATTACGCTAACAGGAATTGGGAATGGTACTGGCGTTGGCAATACAGGGATTCAGCTTGATGCTGGCAGTGCCGTAACTTCGACTGGAACAGGTAATATCACCCTGACAGGCACAGGGGTTGCTAGTGCTGGAGATACGAGCCTCGATATTTTACTCAAAGACGGAAGCTTGTTGCAATCAACTGGAGGTGGAAATATCAGCCTCCTCGCCAACCAAAACATTATCACTGACAATATCGTCAGCTCAGGTGGAGCGATCGCCATAACTAGCAACAATGGAAATATAGATACAACTACCGGAATCCTTAGTTCGGCTTCTCAAACGGGCGATGGCGGTGCAATTAACCTATCTGCAAATAATGGCAGTATCACTACAGATGTTCTCGGTTCGTTAGGAAATAATACTGGTGGTGCGATCGCACTTAATGCAGCAGGTAATATCACGACAAATGCGCTTGTATCCAGTGGCGGTAATGGGGATGGCGGAACAATCAAGATTAATAGCGGTGGCGCAATTACTATCAACAATGACAACAGTATTGCTGGGGTGAGTGGGGTAAGTTCCGGTTCCTTGAATGGCAATGGCGGTGATATTGTGTTCAATGCTGCCAGCCATATTACTGTCGGTTCTCGTCCAATCTTCTCCAGTTCCGCTATTAGCAATGCAGGCGATATTACCCTCAATTCTGCCAGTGGCAACATCCAAGTCGCTGGAATTCAAGCAGAAGGGGGTACGGGTGGCACGGGTGGAGATGTTGATATTACGACAACCCAATTTTTCCGAGCAACGGATTCTTTCCTCAATCAAGATGGAACAACAGCCAGCATTGCAACGGGTGGAGTTACGGGGGGAGGCTCGATTATTATCCGCCACGGGGGACAGGGGATTACACCTTTTATTGTGGGGGATGCTACTACAAACGGGACGGCAGGAGCTATTACTACAGGAAATGCGTTTCCCATCCAAACCATCTCCCCCAATCAAGAATTTTTGAACACCCATACCCAAGAAAGAATTCAAATTATCTCTGTTCCTGGGCAAACCTTACCCCCTCCACCCCTACTGCCAATCGGCTCAAACAGAGCAGATGTAGTGCCTCAAGATGCGATCGCCAATCTACTTGGTATTCTGATTGGAGTACCAACAACTGTCAACCAAGACCCTACAAGTAGCAACTCTAGCTATAGTTGGACGATTCCCGGTTACGGAACTCTAGAGACAGGTTACATTAATCTGCAAAACCTTCTAGCTCAAGGGAATCTCAATCAAGCCATCACTCAAATTGACGAAGTATTTGAGGAAGAATTTGAGAACTATTTGGGAGAAAAATTACCCCATGAAACCGTTACTGTCGAAGGCATTAGAACGGTTTTAAAAACAATTAAAAGCGAAACCAAAACTCAGCCTGCAATCGTCTACGCCCTCTCAACACCCCAACAACTGGAACTGGTGCTAATCATGCCGGATGGTTCTCCCATCCGTAAGGTAGTGCCAGAAGCGAATGCGGCTGCCCTCAAGAAAACCTTAACCGAGTTCCGTAGCGCCGTTACCGATGTCACAAGCACCCGTGGCTATCTTGCCTCAGCACAACAGCTATACCAATGGATGATTGCTCCCCTCGAATCCGAGCTGGAATCATTGGGAATTGACACTCTCATCTTTTGTATGGATGCAGGCTTGCGCCTCGTCCCAATGGCAGCATTGCACGATGGGCAGCAGTTTTTGGTAGAAAAGTATAGCCTCGGTTCTATTCCTAGCGTCAGTCTTACCAATAGCCGCTACAAGGCTGTGAAAGATGCCCAAGTTTTAGGTATGGGAGCATCAGAATTTCAAGAACTGGCACCGTTGCCTGCTGTACCAACGGAATTGAACGTAATTACCCAGCAGTTATGGACAGGGAAATCTTTCCTCAATGAAGAATTTACTGAGAAGAATTTCAAATCCCAGCGTCAGCCGTTCGGTATCATCCACTTAGCCACCCACGCCGACTTTAAGCCAGGAAACGCGGATAATTCCTACATTCAGTTATGGGATAGCCAACTCAAGGTGAATCAACTGCGGCAGATGGGTTGGCATCAGCCTCCTCAAGTCGAACTGTTAGTTTTAAGCGCCTGTCGCACTGCCTTGGGAGATATCGATGCAGAATTGGGTTTTGCTGGGTTAGCCGTGCAAGCGGGAGTGAAGTCCGCCTTGGCAAGTCTTTGGTATGTCAGTGATGAAGGGACACTGGCAATTATGGGTGGATTTTATCAGCACTTGCGCCAACCCGACGTGACCATCAAAGCCGAGGCACTGCGGCGTGCTCAACTGGCGATGCTGCAAAAGCAAGTACGTGTGGAAAATGGTGAACTGCAAGGGTTTGACAAACTGGGTAGTATCCCCTTACCCCCAGAACTTGCCGCACAGAGCAGTCATGATTTCTCTCATCCTTATTACTGGGCAGCGTTTACGATGATTGGTAGCCCATGGTAA
- a CDS encoding ABC transporter ATP-binding protein — MPLEAQNLVGGYSTTPIIHGINLALQQGEWLSLVGANGSGKSTLLKLLSRILSPHKGTVILDGKAIHNQPAQVVAQKLAILPQQQTVPTGLTVRQLVSLGRSPHQPWWQWELDAQDRTKVEEAIVETGIESLSDRLVEHLSGGERQRAFLALALAQAPQVLLLDEPTTYLDIHYQLQLLELLKQLNQKRGLSIITVLHEVNLAARYSDRIAMLKQGNLWDIGTPAAVLTPENLAQVFGVEVIVLQTPVGVQICAIAPAVVED, encoded by the coding sequence ATGCCTTTAGAAGCTCAAAACTTGGTCGGTGGTTACAGCACTACACCCATTATTCACGGCATTAACTTAGCCCTGCAACAAGGCGAGTGGCTGAGCCTGGTGGGTGCCAATGGTTCCGGCAAGTCCACATTGCTCAAACTCCTCAGCCGCATCCTGTCACCCCACAAGGGTACGGTAATTCTGGATGGGAAAGCCATTCACAACCAACCTGCCCAAGTCGTCGCTCAAAAACTGGCAATTTTGCCCCAACAACAAACAGTTCCCACTGGGTTAACCGTGCGGCAACTGGTGAGTTTGGGGCGAAGTCCTCATCAACCTTGGTGGCAGTGGGAATTAGATGCACAAGATCGGACAAAAGTCGAGGAAGCGATTGTGGAGACGGGGATTGAATCGTTGAGCGATCGCCTCGTTGAACATCTCTCCGGTGGTGAACGACAACGTGCCTTCCTGGCACTGGCACTGGCACAAGCCCCACAAGTTCTGCTGTTAGATGAACCCACCACTTATCTGGATATTCACTATCAGCTACAACTGCTGGAATTGCTTAAACAGCTCAATCAGAAGCGAGGGCTATCGATTATCACAGTGCTACATGAAGTGAATTTAGCTGCACGGTATAGCGATCGCATCGCCATGCTCAAGCAAGGGAATCTTTGGGATATCGGTACACCCGCCGCCGTACTCACGCCCGAAAATCTTGCCCAAGTCTTTGGCGTTGAAGTGATTGTCCTCCAGACACCAGTGGGGGTGCAAATTTGTGCGATCGCTCCTGCGGTGGTGGAAGATTGA
- a CDS encoding ABC transporter substrate-binding protein — translation MFRRWGIAIATIVLSLVLIACNTATNQPTANSTPPQKAAERVVTLTSLSSDIVYQLDKTKLVGITGSKLFDKDARFQGITQVSKGQAPPNLEKIVALKPDLVVGNQDFHAQALAKLKDLGIATLATKIDKWDDLTDITKQLAQAIGANPDPLLKRYQTFLGKAVSQAPSTLVLVSRQPILAPNKNSWAGDLLSKFGAKNVVADLQSQSPTGGYVTLSAEKILQANPDVLLVVNTEQTSAEQFKSEPFWNKLKATKNKQVYVFDYYGLVNPGSLDKIEEACTRLREVLSAKAKV, via the coding sequence ATGTTTCGTCGTTGGGGAATAGCGATCGCCACAATTGTATTGAGCTTGGTTTTAATCGCGTGCAATACTGCCACTAACCAGCCAACCGCCAACTCTACCCCCCCTCAAAAAGCAGCAGAACGAGTTGTCACCCTCACCTCCTTGTCTTCTGATATTGTCTACCAACTTGATAAAACCAAACTCGTCGGCATTACAGGCAGCAAGTTATTTGATAAAGATGCCCGATTTCAAGGAATCACACAAGTAAGCAAAGGGCAAGCCCCCCCCAACTTGGAGAAAATCGTTGCTCTCAAACCCGATCTTGTAGTTGGGAACCAAGACTTTCACGCCCAAGCCCTGGCAAAATTAAAAGATTTGGGCATTGCCACCCTTGCCACTAAAATTGATAAATGGGATGACCTCACAGATATTACCAAACAGCTAGCTCAAGCCATTGGTGCCAACCCTGACCCACTGTTGAAACGTTACCAAACTTTTTTAGGTAAAGCCGTCAGCCAAGCGCCATCAACTCTCGTACTCGTGAGTCGTCAACCCATCCTGGCACCCAATAAAAACAGTTGGGCAGGAGACTTGCTCAGTAAATTTGGGGCAAAAAATGTCGTGGCAGACTTACAGAGTCAAAGTCCAACAGGCGGGTATGTCACCCTTTCGGCTGAAAAAATCCTACAGGCAAATCCAGATGTTCTGCTAGTGGTGAATACCGAGCAAACCAGTGCAGAGCAGTTCAAATCCGAGCCTTTCTGGAATAAACTAAAAGCCACAAAAAACAAACAGGTCTATGTTTTTGACTATTATGGGTTGGTTAATCCGGGCAGTCTCGACAAGATCGAAGAAGCTTGTACCCGATTGAGAGAAGTACTCTCAGCCAAGGCAAAAGTCTAG
- the tatC gene encoding twin-arginine translocase subunit TatC yields the protein MTPSSDVETASQRSLEDLENDYLDDDDLPNDVEMSLFDHLEELRRRIFYSLIAVAVCAIGCFAAVKPIVKLLEVPAQGVKFLQLKPGEFFFVSLQVAGYSALLVASPFILYQIIQFVLPGLTRRERRLIGPVVLGSSILFFTGLGFAYVALIPAAMNFFISYGAEVVEQRWSIDSYFGTVLLLMFSTGLAFQVPIIQLLLGHLGIVSSQQMLSGWRVIILGATVLGAVLTPSTDPLTQSLLAGAVIGLYFGGIGLVKLSGK from the coding sequence ATGACCCCTTCCTCAGACGTAGAAACTGCATCCCAGAGAAGCTTAGAAGATTTAGAAAACGACTACCTCGACGATGACGACTTGCCGAATGATGTCGAGATGTCGCTATTCGACCACTTAGAAGAGTTGCGGCGGCGGATTTTCTACTCGCTGATTGCTGTAGCTGTGTGCGCCATTGGCTGCTTTGCGGCAGTTAAGCCCATTGTCAAGTTACTAGAAGTTCCAGCGCAGGGTGTCAAGTTTCTACAACTGAAGCCAGGAGAATTCTTTTTTGTCTCCTTGCAAGTTGCTGGGTACAGTGCATTATTAGTAGCTAGTCCCTTTATTCTTTACCAAATTATCCAGTTTGTTCTGCCAGGACTGACGCGCCGCGAACGACGCCTCATTGGCCCTGTGGTATTGGGTTCGAGTATCCTATTTTTCACGGGTTTAGGATTTGCCTACGTTGCTTTGATTCCGGCTGCCATGAACTTCTTTATTAGTTATGGCGCAGAGGTTGTTGAACAACGATGGTCGATTGACTCTTATTTTGGCACGGTTCTGCTACTGATGTTTAGTACTGGATTGGCTTTTCAAGTTCCAATTATTCAGCTTCTATTGGGTCATTTAGGAATTGTATCTTCGCAGCAAATGCTATCAGGTTGGCGTGTAATTATCCTCGGTGCCACTGTATTGGGAGCCGTGCTAACCCCTTCTACCGACCCTCTTACCCAAAGCTTACTGGCGGGTGCTGTGATTGGTCTTTACTTTGGAGGTATTGGTTTAGTTAAACTCTCAGGAAAATGA
- a CDS encoding alpha/beta hydrolase has translation MGRRNLRHPLLVRRLLPLGRRLTIILMGGLASVYILACLVLLVVQKHLIFKPTYVIQKTPTDLNLRYQEVWLPIQTGFGKVERIHGWWIPTNKPKLGTLLYLHGNGINIGANVNQARRFGQMGFSVLLMDYRGYGRSEGGIPSESRMYQDAQTAWNYLVKKRRVPASQIYLYGHSLGGAVAIELARRHPEAAGLIVQSSFTSMQQMVERQPKFRLFPVKLLLTQRFDSVAKVKSLKMPVLFVHGTADPYIPAAMSKTLYTKAPQPKQLLLVSEAKHNNGDSFFNNIRYRHAIRSLVELTRSRQR, from the coding sequence ATGGGCAGACGAAACCTGCGACACCCTCTTCTCGTGCGGCGACTGTTACCTCTAGGAAGACGCTTGACAATCATCCTGATGGGAGGCTTGGCGAGTGTCTACATACTGGCTTGTCTAGTCCTGCTTGTGGTACAAAAACACTTGATTTTCAAGCCAACCTATGTAATTCAAAAGACGCCTACAGACTTGAATCTTCGTTACCAAGAAGTTTGGTTACCCATTCAAACTGGCTTCGGCAAAGTAGAACGAATTCATGGCTGGTGGATTCCTACAAATAAACCGAAATTGGGAACCTTGTTGTATTTGCATGGAAATGGAATCAACATCGGAGCGAATGTCAATCAGGCTCGACGCTTTGGGCAAATGGGGTTTTCGGTATTGTTAATGGATTACCGAGGTTATGGTCGTAGTGAAGGTGGTATTCCTAGCGAATCTCGGATGTATCAGGATGCTCAAACCGCCTGGAATTATTTAGTTAAAAAACGGCGTGTTCCTGCCAGCCAAATTTACTTGTATGGTCATTCTTTAGGCGGTGCAGTTGCCATTGAACTAGCACGACGGCATCCAGAAGCCGCCGGACTTATTGTACAAAGCTCCTTTACTTCAATGCAGCAGATGGTAGAACGACAACCTAAATTTAGGCTCTTTCCGGTAAAGCTACTCCTAACCCAACGATTTGACTCGGTAGCTAAAGTTAAATCCTTAAAGATGCCTGTTCTGTTCGTTCATGGCACGGCTGACCCTTATATTCCAGCAGCTATGAGCAAAACATTGTATACAAAAGCTCCTCAACCTAAACAACTACTGCTAGTTTCCGAAGCCAAACACAATAATGGAGATAGCTTCTTTAACAATATTCGATATCGTCACGCGATTCGCTCTTTAGTAGAGCTTACTCGTTCTCGGCAGAGGTAA
- a CDS encoding DUF3067 family protein → MTGQDLRQLLLYKWGRSYDIQIRRTQGKIFVQVMWKYLEQASFPLSEADYLEHLDTVAHYLNAWGGVAQVQTYIQETRERPRLGKAVSIPLEMGERASEWMLEDF, encoded by the coding sequence ATGACAGGACAGGACTTGCGCCAACTCCTGCTCTATAAGTGGGGACGCTCTTATGACATTCAAATCCGACGGACTCAGGGTAAGATTTTTGTGCAGGTTATGTGGAAATACCTGGAACAGGCGTCTTTTCCCTTATCTGAGGCTGATTACCTAGAGCATTTAGATACAGTGGCTCATTATCTCAATGCTTGGGGCGGAGTAGCACAGGTACAAACTTATATCCAGGAAACTCGCGAACGTCCGCGCCTGGGTAAAGCGGTGAGTATTCCGCTGGAAATGGGTGAGAGGGCATCCGAATGGATGTTGGAAGATTTTTAG
- the petC gene encoding cytochrome b6-f complex iron-sulfur subunit, giving the protein MAQVSGSADVPDMGRRQFMNLLAFGTITGTFVGALYPIVKFFIPPSSGGVGGGVTAKDALGNDIIVSSFVASHSSGDRTLAQGLKGDPTYVVITEDKAIADYGINAVCTHLGCVVPWNASENKFMCPCHGSQYNNEGKVVRGPAPLSLALVHATVTEDDKLSFTQWTETDFRTGEAPWWA; this is encoded by the coding sequence ATGGCTCAAGTTTCTGGCTCGGCTGATGTTCCTGATATGGGGCGTCGTCAATTTATGAACCTCTTGGCATTTGGTACCATAACGGGCACATTTGTCGGAGCGCTCTATCCCATTGTCAAGTTTTTCATTCCTCCCTCCAGTGGGGGTGTCGGCGGTGGTGTTACAGCCAAAGACGCTTTAGGCAATGACATTATCGTCAGTAGTTTTGTCGCGAGCCATAGTTCAGGCGATCGCACCTTAGCCCAAGGACTCAAAGGAGACCCCACCTACGTGGTGATCACCGAAGATAAAGCGATCGCAGACTACGGGATCAACGCCGTATGCACCCACCTCGGATGTGTCGTTCCCTGGAACGCCAGCGAGAACAAGTTCATGTGCCCTTGTCATGGTTCTCAGTACAACAATGAGGGCAAGGTGGTGCGAGGCCCCGCGCCCCTATCGTTGGCATTGGTTCATGCCACCGTCACCGAAGATGATAAGCTCTCCTTTACCCAGTGGACAGAGACCGACTTCCGTACCGGCGAAGCTCCTTGGTGGGCTTAA